AAAATCACACCCAGAGAGGATGGACAGCGTTTTAGAGAGATCTCTCCTCCCTCTCGGTCAGTGAAAACAATGGTTAGAGTCAACATGACTTTAATTGTTTTTCTTACCTTCTATCCGTGCGCGCGCTGAGCTGCACAAATCCACTTACGTACCGCAAGACGCAACAATAATTTGGATACGAAAGGGCAGCAGAATTACACCAGTTCCtttaaaaatgtgctttttgtCGTATTGTCGTAGGTATAATGGCTAAAATGCGAAAGTCGGACGACATATGTTGCTTTTACCAAAACATCCAGACACACATCCGTATGTAAAACTAGCCGATAAGACCTGAGCGTCGAATAAAAGATTATCAGAATCGAGATATCTGCATTCAGATGCGGGATCTGGAAAGATGCTTTTAAATGTATGCATGGTGATGGCCAAAGCTGCAGCCGGCGGAGATAGATCTGCATATGGAAATCAGGATAACCCTGGGTCCAATTTTACTTAACAGTGATATACTGGTTTTTAATTAGACTGGAGTAATGTGGGGCAGACCAAGGCACTTAGAAGACGTATTAATGCATCATCGCCTCTCCTATTTCTTAACTTTCAGCGTGGAGCAGCGATTTTAACGACACATTTCGCATGTAATGTCAATATATTGTCGTCGTATTTGTTCTGAATTCATTAATACGCTTCATTACTAACAATGACAAGAGCGCGCACAATAACTTCAAGATTTTCAATCGCTGTTTCCAATGCAGTAATATTATAACAGTTCCTGACCACGCCCCCGAGAACTTCTGACCAATCAAAGAGTGGCTTGAGTGACCGACATGTCCGTGCGCATGCGCAGTTGTTGGTATGACTGTAGCGCGGGAGAGCATTGATACACTGGGAAGAAGGTCATTCATAGACGCAATAGTTGTCAACAGTGTTGAAGTAAGTGTTATTACATTTGAAATGACTGAAATAGTTATATATGTTAAGAAATATTGGTTTCTCTTTCTATTGACACAATTTCCAGGTCGATAGCTGGCAATTTAGCGGTTCGAAAGAGAAGTGTTCACTgctgaaaacaacaacaacttaaaGCAGCCTCAGCTATTTGCTGGTCTTTTCTGGTTTAAGGTTGTCTTATAGCCTgacttttttggttaaaaaattCTATTAAAAGGTTGTTTGATTACATTGTTCGGTCTAATTTGTTGGTAAAAGTGGTTTTGTTGTATGGCGTTGCATTATTTTCATTGTCTATATTCAACAGCCAGTGGTCTGTTCCACCCTGTTGACATGGAGGGTGAATTCTCGCAGTCCCTCACCCCACCTGTGTCCCCGTCTGCTCTGGATCATTATGGTGAATCTGCTCCCAGTCGGCCTCCCTGCTTCACCTGTGCTTATGAACCAGGTAGAGAAGAGTCAGGACGACTGTCATCAAATGGCTACATCAGCAGAGGAGCCCTGAAGAGGTTTGTATTTAGTCCAGATGATATAATCTGTCAACCTGTATATTAAACTCATATCTTATTTTTCCATGATTAGGTTGTTGTTAAAGCTCGATCCAGCTCCTGTGGATTTTGAGGGGGATACGGTTGATATTTTTGACTTCCCGTGGGTGACGGAAACAGCGCTGGTAGAATCTACCAAACTTCTGTTTGGCTTGTTTAGGTAGGAGTGCAGGTGTGTTGGCTCTGGAGGATTGCCATGTTGTCTGCTGAAACAGGAAGTCTGCTAATTTGACAATCTGTCTTTCCTTTCAGACAAAAGGTGTTAAAACTGGAGACGCTGGTGCAGTCCAGCTCGCATGATTTTGGTAAGCATCTGGAGACAGTCGTGTTAAGAAAAGTTGTTGCATTCCAACAATACGTTAGTCGTTGAAATATGAATAAGTATGTTTTGATGGTTTCAGGTCAAGCCAGCGGTCTTCATTATGAGGCAGAGGAGCTCAGACAGCAGTGTGTGCTATTCCTCAGCTATATCAAAGTCTTCATTTACAGGTACACGTTTTAGAGAGCTCAATGGTTTTGATCTGTCAGTGTCAACGTGCTTGGGCTTGGTAGTACAAGCGTAATAATATCAGAAATAGGTTTCACATTGTGTTTTGATCTCCAGGTTTTTGGAGCCCTCGCAATCCCTATATGAAGGTCCTGTTCACCCCTTTAAAGACACAGAAGCTCAACTGCCCTCAGTTTTGCTGGAGGAGCTCTTCAGTATCACGCTGCTTATTGGACGAATCAAGAATCTGCCAGCCAATGTCCAGAGTGCTTTTACGATTCAGCATCAGGGGAAGGTATTGCAGAACATGTGTGTCATGAGATATCAAGTCGAGCTGGGCAATATAGTTAATATAAAATGATACCTTTCTGCCTTTTGATGGTATTTTTTTATAGGAATCGTCATTTGACTGAACAGCCATTGTTGCCAAGTTGATTAAAAATGCAGttaaatgaatttaataataataataataataataatcaaccTTGTTTTCTactaaattaatgttaaatcaatacAGGAAGAGTGACATTTgatcatttttgcttatatcAACCAATATAACTACATCATATACCTGTAGTAATCAGCAATATTTACCTttaaatacactaccattcaaaattttggggtcgagaatatattttttaaatgtttttgaaagaagtgtcttatgctcacaaagactgcatttatttgattgaatTTTAAGTAAAcaataattttgtgaaatattttcaatttaacttttctattttaatatattttaaaatttaatttattcctgtgatggcaatggTTGTTTTGTTAAAATAGACAAGTTGAAAGAAGAACTTTATAAGCATTTTTGCAATTATAATATCTCTATCTTAACACATGTATAATGAATACGATACACACTATGTTGGTTGACTTTAGATCTGCAACTGTGCAACACTCATATTTTATCGTATTACTCACCATAGTAGCAAAAGAAAGTGGCATACGGGAAAGAAACTAACAGTGTCAACCAATTTACAGCTCTTTCCTCCATCTTGGCAATTATTGCATCTGCACCTGGACATTCTCTGGTCTGTTCTGGAGATCCTGCACCTGTTGGAGCAAAGAATGATGGGTATGTTGAAATAGGTCAAAATGGGGTGAGATCGTAGATCACACATGTGATCCTGAATCTTGGACTGTCATACTAATGAGTTTTGGATCTTGATGATTTCGAAAGGTCAGGTAGTTTACGCACACCAGTTCGTGAATTTGACGGGCGAGACGCTCACAAACATCAGTCTGTTTGAGGACCAGGTCAACAACCTGCTCTGTGATCTCATTGGTCTGGCCATGAACAAATATAATaaggtttgtttttttaacagatATAGCAAACATTGTGTTGTAAAGGTTAGGTGGTTGAATCTTttatactctctctctctctctctctttctgcaggTGAGACCAACAGAGACTCTGAACACTCATCACTATCACTGCCTCTGCACAAAGGAATTATGGATTCTTCTCATGCATTTACTGGAGCACAGGAGCAAAACCATACACACTCAGGTTAGAACATACTCATTCTGCATGGATAATAGTTTAGTATGATTCTtgattctaattttacttttcAATCCAGTCTTTTTGGAGTTATGTAAATGCCCTGCTGCAGACTGTTCTGAAGGGGACTCCTCCAGGAGACCGTGACCCAGGGCTTCCCATGCACTGTAAAGATCCTGAGGGCTTCTCCTGGTGGCTGCTAACACACCTGGCCCAGATTGGGATGCACAACCGAAACGGCACTGTTCAACAGGAGGTAGATCAACACTAACTAGTATCACATGATGAGATtaattttggatgaactataaTGGTAGGTTTGTTGTTTCAGAAACAACTTGAGGATAATTGGACTTTTGTCATCGGGCTGCTGAAGTCTAGCTGTGATCCAAAGGTGATTACAATAATGTTGCATATTCCTGTGTATTATGTGTTTCTTTGGTTAATATGCTCATTTACCTTATCTGGTGTTTATGAGTTGCATTGCAGCAGATACTTTTTGTACTGTGCACACGTCTTCTGAAAGGTAAATGACAATGTGGTTACATTTCAGAAAGCTGCACAGGAAGAGCAGATACGAATGGTGGTCCATTGCTGCCTCAGCCTCAGCTTAATGTGGGGCCCAAACGTCAGTGCTGTCACAACGCTCTGGGAATATTACAGCAAAAATCTAGTGAGTCATTGCTGCAAGATCACATTcacatttaagtatttttttcagttattgGAAGCATGATGTATAGTGACATCCAAAGTCCACATTTTATTTCTCTATTTAAATCTGAAAATTAAACagttaagaatgtttagatttGGTTGTAaatggaaataataataataataataataaagctttaataatttaaaaacatttatattatattattgtaaataataatatattcataTCACCTCATTACTGCAAGATCACATTTACagctaaatattattttaataacattcagttatattatattatattatattatattatattatattatattatattatattatattatattatattatattatattatattatattatattatattatatatcatattatgaTTTTGATATCCATCCTGATAGATCCCTGCTGAATCAGATTGTTTTGTAGAGTTTCTAATAGACTTGAAGAATATATTCAGTAAATTGAAGAACATTTGATATAGACTTGACTTTAATGCTTTGATTAGAtcagcataaaataataaaagacaCCCTTCTATACGACTTctaaaggccccgatatacttctAAAGGACCTGATAAGCAAAATTGAAGAACAAACTGGTGTGATGTCATTtggaacaaaatcaggccaaaatgaaTTTTGTTTAGAGTTCGTTTTGGGAGTTCGAAACATcttgccaaagcaaactttcCAGAAAAGTTTGCTCCAGTTGGTAAAACCTTTTGAAGTACCATTGGTCTATGGTGATGACATTATAGGTAGAGGTGGCTCTGTATCTCCTTTGACATGGAAATCTTCTCAagttcatttcttctgttcagtccatCGAGGTAAGATGTCcgctggtaaaaaaaaaaaaaaaaaaaaaaaaaacactggataGCTGTTTTTAAAGTAGAAGTTGAAGTTGTATATACTggaaagctgcttgattttaagcaatctattgtataaagtggtATATGAATAAACATGATGTGACTGGACTGGAGAGCATCACTATGATCAGAagctttcttaactgctgttttttcaccactgtcatttttgttgtgtttttattttgttcttgaGAGGAACGTGTGcaacacatatttacatattcatctaaatgcCATTCTCAGCAGTGTGGACGGTATTGGGACGTGTTCCCTACTAGTATATCGCTGGGCACGTATTTTAAAATTCTTTTTATCCCTGAGCAAAGAACTTCACAGTGAGTATATTGGGGTTTTAATTCTGTACTCTCTCTTCTCTTTTCATGTGCACACAGAACAGCTCTTTCACTGTGCCATGGTTAGGTGTGTCGGGGCTGGGCAGTATCAGCAGGACACCCCTCTGTCTGTTGCAGCAGGCTAAGAGCTGCTGTAGCCCTGCTTCTGTCGGCTCCAGCTCTCACACGCAGCTCTACCGCTCAACCAACTCCTTCCATATCTTTCTGCGAATTCTGGCCCTTCACCTGAGCCAAGAACACGCTGGCGGTGCCCCCTGGAGACAGATCAAGGGCAGGTGAGAATGTGCCTTGGGACTATTTAGATTTTTCACCTCTGTGTGCTGATCTCAGATCTGTCATCAATCCATTTTGCCTGGTAGGGCTCTGATGAGAGGCTGAAACGAACAAAATTTGGATAATGAATTTTTCTGTCTGGACCGTGCTCAGCCGTGCTGCAACCGCGAAGGCTAATTAGCTAACGAGCATAGCAGTTAATTCACCTTAACGCAGGCGTTCGGCTTCCAGCAGTGGCGTGGCGGAGGCTGACTTGGCTGGCTTCAGGACCACCTCCTCCtccccatacacacacacacacaaacacacatgccaCACGGAGAGGTGTGGGCTGTGTGCTGATGGCACTCGGGCTTGGAGCGCGCTCGGTGGGAGGCACGGCGCACGGCGCATTAATGAGATCGGCAGGGAGTGCGTTCAAGCTCGTACTCTGGGAATGAGCAGCATCTGCTCGTGGCAGGCACAAAAAAAAGCTGTCCgtgataaacaaacaaacaaccagACAGACAGGCGAAAAACGCAAACAATATCTCGACAGCCTTCCGTTTCTCTTTGGCTCATTCTCTATCTCGGGTCAGTCTCTAAAAGCTTGCGCCACACTTTCTTGCTCCACGTCTATCTGTAGCCGTGATGTGGCCCTACTCCCCACAGCCTTGCATGATGTGTTTTTGTCCAAACATTAAACGGATGCTCAAAGGCCTGCTTGTAGTGCAGTGTGTTTGTTATGGAACCTGCAGGGTTCTGTTTGGGCCAAACAGTCAACAGTAGAAAGAAGGGGGGGGTAGTGGAGGGGTTCAATATTGATTTCTCCTCCTGTGCTGCAGCAAATTGAGCCACACACGACAGTGCAGCTACCACTGTGTGCCTGAGTGTTTCTGACATTTAACATGGTCTTTTAAAGGCATTTCACCGTGGTGCCCGGAGGATCAAACAAcactctttcacacacacacacacacacacacacacacacacacacacacacacacacacacacacacacacacacacacacagaagcaaGCTTGCACACGTTGCTCACAGGCACACAGCTCTCCAGGAAGACTGAACGTCTGGAGGAGGTTAGCGATGAGTTGAGTGCTTAGGTTAGAGTGAAAGTGTTGTTGAAATGTTTGATCCTGATAGACCCCAACACCTGTTTCACAGCTTTTTAAATGTATGGCAGCATTTGTGTGGTGGAAATATTATTGGAATGGATTAAATATTGATCAGTCTTGAGTCCATAAGGACACTTTGGTATATTGTAGACATTGATTGTACATTAGGGCATAGAGTATAGCCAACTACATATCACAATACATATTTCACAACCTGAAAGTCTGGGGCGAGTCTGAAAATCAGGTATTCAAAATCCAGAAATAAACTTttaggatttatttttttttttaattgttattttgGTAATATCATTTAGGGCACAACTATAAAGATGGCCCATGGTGTGacactattttacattttattgatATCTTACAGCCATTTTTTACACATCATCATTGCTAacttaaagttggcatgaaatgaaaatgcatACTGTCATTTTTATCAATGTCTTATTGTGAACATTCATGCatgttctttttgttttgttttttgtttttttacattgtaatgcTTGATCATAATGTCATAACTCTAAAATGTTATAACTCTAATATTCTAGAGAAACAACAGACTTTCATTGTGACGTATGTcagacttctccaatcatttagtccGCTTAAACCTCACCCTGTCTTACAATCAACTGCAAGCTCACATTCAGCTAACATAATATTTACATTATGATAGCttcattttcaaaattttaGACTCTGTACATTAAGATAAAAATGTCAACTGTTTTGCACTTTAGATGATCTGTTTGTTAGGTAATTGAACTGTAGCAAATGATGTGAACATATAGATATAATATTgatttgttaaaggattagttcactttcaaatgaaaattaccccaagctttactccccctcaagccatcctgggtgtgtatatgactttcttctttctgatgaatacAATCGGAGGAGATATATTGAAAATATCCTGaagcatccgagctttataatggcagtgagcaggatcgagtatgagctgaagaaagtgcctccatccacatccatccatcataaacatactccacacggctccagagGTTTATAAAGGCCTTCTTGAAGcgaagtgatgtgtttgtgtaaaaagaaaacccatatttaacaagttatgaagtaaaatatctagcttccaccagaccgccttccgtattctactaacgaagaaagtgtaaaactcttgcagtttaAAAAggttacgctacgtcctacgcaTTCCTTATTAAACTTACAGAAAATCTGTGACGCCAGTTCCTTTTTTCCTtaatttgaatacggaaggaggtctggcggaagctagatattttacttcagaacttgttaaatatggatttttttttttctttcacacaaacgcattgcttttcttcagaaagcctttattaacccccccaccccccgtgtggagtatgtttgtgatgatgtggatggaagcactttcctcatactcgttgatcccgCTTACTGCCACTATAAaactcggatgcatcaggatatttattattatatctccgattgtattcatcagaaagaagaaagtcgtaTACACATATAGGAtggcttgggctaattttcatttgaaagtaaactaatcatttaagttaattataAACATCATATTAGCAGTGTTTATTCCACATCATGACCATGTCTGTCTCACATGTCCACAGACTCTACTCAAAGTTCCACCAGAGGCGGATGGTGGAGCTCTCTGACACTGGCCTTCTGCACTTCCTGCTGCTCTTCCTGGTCTTGGCTCAGTGTGCAGAGTTGGAGGACGTGGCCAGCCGTGCGTGCGACTTACTCGCTATGCTGCCCGCCGACTCCACGCCCCCAGCCCTGCGTGCGCTGCAGTGGAGAGGCCAGCTGGCTCTCGTGCTGCTGTATTTGGAGAAGGGACTGGATGCTGGCGCGTTGGCGGAGCAGTTGGCCGCCTACTTCAGCCAAGCGGCCCGCGAGTTCTACCTGAAGACCACCGAGCCTTCGCGCAAGCTAGCTCTCTGGACACCACTTAGCTCGTACCTAGAGGGGGTGAGCGAGGTGTTTGAGACGAGTCCTAATCTTACGCTGTCAGAGGAGAGGCTTCTGAACGAGGGCTTTGGACTGCTGCTGCCTGCCTGCCGCCAGTCAGAGCTCAGCTCAGCTTTGGGCTTCCTGCAGACGGTGCTGGCGCAATTACGGTGAGAGTACACACACGTTAAGATGTGGCAGTTCCtcgaacacacaaacacacagtgatCCCAGAAGCTTATACATATGGCACCCTGGCCCCCACGCAGCTCAAATCTCTCCCCTGCATCCCTTGTATGTTGACAATGGCTTGATTGTGCCGTAGTTACAACGCAGTGTGTGGAGATAAGCTTATCCATTGTGCGCAGAGCCCCTGTAAGGTCCCCTGTGCATCTCTAGGGGCCTGCGGCACCTGGGTCAGACCGTACAGGTGCTGGAAGAGAGCTGTGTTGAGTTTCAGCCCATGGGTCCGGTCCTGGATGGAGATGGCTGAGTGTGGACTGAGCTGAAGGGAGGGATGAGTTCATGGCAGGGACATCGGTGTAACTTACACGGCTAACAGTGTCAGAGGTGGCTAGGGTGCGATCAAGTAAGGTGTCTGAGTTTGagagcgcgcacacacacagtccTCCAAGGTAAAGAATCCACTGCTTAAGTGTCCGCTATTCTCATTTTACCCATCTAACTCTGAATCACTTTAACGCTACTAATTCCCACAATTCCCAGGCAGGGTCTCAAGGTGGGGGGGCCACTCATTTGCACATTAATGGCGATAAAACTCAGGCGAGTACGTTTTTCCCGAACGGGCTCACATTGGCATGAAGATCCCGCTGACCCATTTTAAAGGGACAGGGCGCACTTCAACGTGTCCTTACAAATTACTCTTAATTTCACCATGTTTCTGTTGTATCGTTTTTATTAATGCGTTTTCACTGACACAATTAATGCGTTATTATGTGGACTGGTAAATTGAACCTTGGCTTCATTATGGCTGTTAGGTTGGAGGCAGCATGCGCAAGCCTTGCGTGAATTAGCAAGCACGCGGCTACAGGGCGATGTAAGGCAGACTGTAACTGACGGATGATTCACGCAGATAACACAGGCCAGGCTCTAGTCACGCTCTAATTCTCCTCATCGCATTCCCTGTCACGATCCTCTGTGTGTGTGGGCAGTGAGATCGCAATGGTGACCCCTGCAGCACGGTGGCGCCTTTGCCAAGTGACTAATCGAGTTCTCGCCAATCGATTAATCTGGTTCCTTCCCACTGCGCTTTCAACCGTGCGCCGCATCTCCCCTCAGGAAAACGGAGAGCGTGGTGACACTGAGGCCAAGAAGGGAGGTGGTGAGCATTATCTCTGTGTTTCTCTGTTTCTGTTCAACACAGCAGGGGCTGTTTGTCCAACTCATTTAAGAACACAAACCAGTTTTTACTTGCCTTAAAATAGAGTTAAGTTACATCACAGCCATGAACTATAATTTGCTACTTGCTATCCAGTTCCAGGTGGTATTAGTAGGCCAGACATTTGTTTggataaaaatacagtgtttttgatCCATTTTCTAGGAAGAgaatgacattttaaatgatgttttacatttgcataagggttttcagaaaaaaatacatctgaagtgtttaataattttaaattaatattattttcaagttaatatttaaataatttcttcTGGTTTTTGTACAATGATAACATAAATGCTAAttacttaatttaaacaatattgtCTTTGTAATATCacaccttttctttttttcacataatatatactaccattcaaaagaaagaaattggtAGTTTTATTGAGCAAGAatgcaataaattaatcaaaaatgacaataaagacagttgtaatgttacaaaagatttctgtttcaaataaatgtgctgttgaactttctatttatcaaagaattcagaaaaaaaatgcatcacggtcttcctaaaaatattaagcagcgaaactgttttcaactgataataataagaaatgtttcttgggcATCagatcagcacattagaatgatttgaaACCAATGATCTAGCATATAGATGACCTCAAAACTAACACAACTTGAATTTTAATTTCAAGAGATCTTTGAATTCTGCGTTGAAAACTTGGCATTTTGCTGTTAATTAATATTCAGCATGCTTGAATTACATTAATTGTACAGAAATGTTCCCTAGAGCAAATAGACCCTAGAGCCTTACTGATGGGAATTTTATTCAATAACTCTTCAGTACTCGGTTTACCCTTGAAATGTTGAAGTTGAAAGACTAAAACCTTTAAGACTCAGTGAAATGGTTTGACGGATGCTTGTGTTGACGTATTTACtattgaaatgttttcatctgCTTTAAGGAGCACACTAGCATATGGATTAGCCTCAAAGCTTATAGACATAGATTAAAAGCCACAAAACTTCTTTCACAAAATTTCATGGGGTCCATCTCCACCCCACTCTAGTGTACCTACTTACTATTTTGAAAGGCAGATTAGCCGATACTATAACATATGCATGGTCAGAAATAAGTACTATTGCTTAATGTCACAGTGAAGGACGTGGTCCTCCATCAACACGGGGTGTGTGTTGAGCGATACCGAGATATCAGAGCTTTCGCGCTGTCAGATGGCGTGCTCACGATGCTTATCTGAGTGTGTGATTCCGTGTGTCAGTTTACACGAGGGCGCCCGGCATGATCGTGTAAGTCTGTGTGTACGT
The Chanodichthys erythropterus isolate Z2021 chromosome 2, ASM2448905v1, whole genome shotgun sequence DNA segment above includes these coding regions:
- the mms22l gene encoding protein MMS22-like, encoding MEGEFSQSLTPPVSPSALDHYGESAPSRPPCFTCAYEPGREESGRLSSNGYISRGALKRLLLKLDPAPVDFEGDTVDIFDFPWVTETALVESTKLLFGLFRQKVLKLETLVQSSSHDFGQASGLHYEAEELRQQCVLFLSYIKVFIYRFLEPSQSLYEGPVHPFKDTEAQLPSVLLEELFSITLLIGRIKNLPANVQSAFTIQHQGKLFPPSWQLLHLHLDILWSVLEILHLLEQRMMGQVVYAHQFVNLTGETLTNISLFEDQVNNLLCDLIGLAMNKYNKVRPTETLNTHHYHCLCTKELWILLMHLLEHRSKTIHTQSFWSYVNALLQTVLKGTPPGDRDPGLPMHCKDPEGFSWWLLTHLAQIGMHNRNGTVQQEKQLEDNWTFVIGLLKSSCDPKKAAQEEQIRMVVHCCLSLSLMWGPNVSAVTTLWEYYSKNLNSSFTVPWLGVSGLGSISRTPLCLLQQAKSCCSPASVGSSSHTQLYRSTNSFHIFLRILALHLSQEHAGGAPWRQIKGRLYSKFHQRRMVELSDTGLLHFLLLFLVLAQCAELEDVASRACDLLAMLPADSTPPALRALQWRGQLALVLLYLEKGLDAGALAEQLAAYFSQAAREFYLKTTEPSRKLALWTPLSSYLEGVSEVFETSPNLTLSEERLLNEGFGLLLPACRQSELSSALGFLQTVLAQLRRVHQRCGQPSHSVESPGWAPLPSVAKERHQAVAATLWSHFFPFLCSMRLSQTPPLQLADAAAGFTLLALDMPGSAPQNLQPHPIQSIMQSFGWDEMLHPLLVTHYLNHLLQNGELVSWVSCGPGSGSAQALCVRAWIRCVLQQYLHKSQDAPDTRAGRSLDEQLAELTRQVLRLPEVESVLQRAGLHPAAVKDPKPAMAVFIKAVGRSYCELQIISERSSMVSRALEYVGDILKYIKPYLLNKSREGLQLAYWTIGCLVKHWSHLLATSRAQQLLFRIVDVLLLPHALIQQDSGAHTQMLSALKESLPLFLQGLSMAVSVSHSQGAYLKQQLHRVISQYLSRFLPASPSTGAVVNHPVLLAACESTATQQGERLRRSILHVLRDNFLQFKGVAPPPRLAAVLAFLFELLKRNSDREPSLLTIPLPLVLRSLMLVNEAQVKRLSTEITQLIVERCTAAVGDQPCEHTTAILRAFMEENEGVYDQQVYNVLEVVAVLHPSTVTALIPFLSMSLRKTECKRGLGKNTSLRNGYRRLLALLGDGGQAEMISLEED